A region of Ictidomys tridecemlineatus isolate mIctTri1 chromosome 4, mIctTri1.hap1, whole genome shotgun sequence DNA encodes the following proteins:
- the LOC101965814 gene encoding olfactory receptor 51I1, which yields MLGLNGTPFQPAMLQLTGIPGMRTGQAWVALIFCVLYLISIVGNLSILALVVQEPALHQPMYYFLSMLSLNDLGVSLSTLPTVLATFCFNYHYVGFDACLVQMFFIHTFSFMESGILLAMSFDRFVAICDPLRYATVLTNSRILAMGLGILAKSFTTLFPFPFLVKRLPFCKGNILHHSYCLHPDLMKVACGDIHVNNIYGLFVWLLAIFTYGVDSVFILLSYALILRAVLAIASQEQRLKALNTCMSHICAVLAFYVPIIAVSMIHRFWKSAPPVVHVMMSNVYLFVPPMLNPIIYSVKTKEIRRGILKAFRKS from the exons ATGCTGGGCCTCAATGGCACTCCCTTCCAGCCAGCGATGCTCCAGCTGACAGGCATTCCTGGGATGCGGACAGGTCAAGCCTGGGTTGCCCTgattttctgtgtcctctacCTGATCTCTATCGTAGGCAACCTGAGTATCCTTGCTCTGGTGGTTCAGGAGCCTGCTCTTCACCAGCCCATGTACTACTTCCTCTCCATGCTCTCTCTCAATGATCTGGGAGTGTCCCTTTCCACACTTCCCACGGTGCTTGCCACTTTCTGCTTCAACTACCACTATGTTGGCTTTGATGCCTGCCTGGTCCAGATGTTCTTCATTCACACTTTCTCTTTCATGGAATCGGGCATACTGTTGGCCATGAGCTTTGATCGCTTTGTGGCTATCTGTGATCCACTACGTTATGCCACTGTGCTCACCAACAGCCGCATCTTGGCCATGGGCCTAGGCATCCTTGCTAAGAGCTTCACGACTctgtttcctttcccctttctagTGAAACGACTGCCTTTCTGCAAGGGCAATATTTTGCATCACTCATACTGCCTCCATCCAGATCTCATGAAGGTGGCATGTGGAGACATCCATGTTAACAACATCTATGGACTCTTTGTG tggctcctagcaattTTTACCTATGGTGTGGACTCAGTTTTCATCCTTCTTTCCTATGCATTGATCTTGAGAGCTGTGTTGGCTATTGCATCTCAAGAGCAGCGGCTGAAGGCACTCAACACCTGCATGTCACACATCTGTGCAGTGCTGGCCTTTTATGTACCCATAATAGCAGTCTCCATGATCCATCGCTTCTGGAAAAGTGCCCCGCCTGTTGTTCATGTTATGATGTCCAATGTCTACCTGTTTGTACCCCCCATGCTCAACCCCATCATCTATAGTGTGAAGACCAAGGAGATCCGTAGAGGGATTCTCAAGGCCTTCCGTAAGTCCTAG
- the LOC101966113 gene encoding olfactory receptor 51I2, with the protein MGTESNGSLNLLSVFLTGIPGLEAQHGWFSIPFFTMYMVAIVGNSLIMAAVQADSALHEPMYLFLSMLAISEVGVSVSTLPTVMGILWFDARRVDFDGCLAQMFFIHTFSCMESGVLLAMSFDRFVAIYNPLRYTAILTLPRIISMGLGITLKSVALMAPLPVLLRQLPYCHINILSHSYCLHSDLIQLPCADTKLNSILGLAIVLATFGLDSLLIVVSYGLILYTVLGIASGEGRWRALNTCVSHICAVLVYYVPMIGVSVMHRVAKHASPVVHTLMSSIYLFVPPVLNPIIYSIKTQPIQQGIATLFSCKRKSI; encoded by the coding sequence ATGGGAACTGAGAGCAATGGAAGCCTCAACCTCCTATCTGTCTTCCTGACTGGCATCCCAGGACTGGAGGCCCAACATGGCTGGTTCTCCATCCCTTTCTTTACCATGTACATGGTGGCCATTGTGGGAAACAGCCTAATCATGGCAGCAGTGCAGGCAGACTCTGCCCTTCATGAGCCCATGTACCTGTTCCTCTCCATGTTGGCCATCAGTGAGGTGGGAGTCTCTGTGTCTACACTGCCTACTGTTATGGGCATTCTTTGGTTTGATGCTCGCAGGGTTGACTTTGATGGCTGCCTGGCCCAGATGTTTTTCATTCACACCTTCTCCTGCATGGAGTCAGGGGTCCTGTTGGCCATGAGCTTTGACCGCTTTGTAGCCATTTACAACCCACTGCGCTATACAGCCATCCTGACCCTGCCCCGCATCATCTCTATGGGTTTGGGCATTACACTGAAGAGTGTAGCACTCATGGCCCCACTTCCAGTCCTGTTGAGGCAACTGCCCTATTGTCACATTAACATCCTCTCCCATTCCTACTGCCTCCATTCAGACCTGATCCAGCTGCCTTGTGCTGATACTAAGCTCAACAGCATCCTGGGCTTGGCCATTGTCCTGGCCACTTTTGGGCTGGACTCACTGCTCATTGTGGTCTCATATGGGCTGATTCTTTACACAGTGTTGGGTATTGCTTCTGGGGAGGGAAGGTGGAGGGCTCTCAACACTTGTGTGTCACACATCTGTGCAGTGCTTGTGTACTATGTGCCTATGATTGGTGTGTCTGTCATGCATCGGGTTGCCAAGCATGCCTCACCTGTGGTTCACACGCTGATGTCTAGCATCTATCTCTTTGTGCCACCAGTGCTCAACCCCATCATCTACAGCATTAAGACTCAGCCAATCCAACAGGGAATTGCCACCTTATTCTCCTGCAAGAGGAAATCGATCTAA
- the LOC144376833 gene encoding olfactory receptor 52D1-like, whose product MSASNISDKSLPDTLFLTGIPGLEFAHIWIAIPFCAMYLVALLGNAAIILVIVMDSALHAPMYLFLCLLSLTDLALSSTTVPKMLAILWLHAGEISFAGCLAQMFFVHAIYALESSVLLAMAFDRYVAICNPLRYTTILNHIVIGRISIVGVFRSVAIVSPFIFLLRRLPYCGHHVMAHTYCEHMGIARLACGNITVNIVYGLTVALLAMGLDSILIAISYGFILHAVFRLPSRDAQHKALSTCGSHLGVILVFYIPAFFSFLTHRFGHNRVPKHVHIFLANLYVLVPPVLNPIIYGARTKEIRSRLLRLLYLRKISV is encoded by the coding sequence ATGTCAGCCTCCAACATCAGTGATAAGAGTCTCCCAGACACTCTCTTCCTGACAGGGATCCCAGGGCTGGAGTTTGCCCATATCTGGATTGCAATTCCATTCTGTGCCATGTACCTGGTAGCATTGCTTGGCAATGCTGCCATCATCCTGGTCATTGTGATGGACAGCGCCCTGCATGCTCCCATGTACCTCTTCCTTTGTCTTCTCTCACTCACTGACCTGGCTCTCAGCTCCACCACAGTGCCCAAAATGCTGGCCATTTTGTGGCTCCATGCAGGTGAGATTTCCTTTGCTGGATGCCTGGCCCAGATGTTTTTTGTCCATGCTATCTATGCTCTGGAGTCCTCAGTTCTCCTGGCCATGGCCTTTGATCGATATGTGGCTATCTGCAACCCACTGAGATACACAACCATTCTCAACCATATTGTCATAGGCAGAATTAGCATTGTTGGTGTATTCCGGAGTGTAGCTATTGTCTCCCCCTTCATTTTCCTGCTGAGGCGACTGCCCTACTGTGGCCACCATGTCATGGCTCATACATACTGTGAGCATATGGGCATCGCTCGGCTGGCCTGTGGCAACATCACTGTCAATATTGTCTATGGGCTGACTGTAGCTCTGCTGGCCATGGGTCTGGATTCCATCCTCATTGCCATCTCCTATGGCTTTATCCTCCATGCTGTCTTTCGTCTGCCATCCCGTGATGCCCAGCACAAGGCTCTGAGTACCTGTGGCTCCCACCTTGGTGTCATCCTCGTTTTCTACATCCCtgccttcttctccttcctcacccACCGCTTTGGTCACAACCGAGTTCCCAAGCATGTGCACATCTTTCTGGCGAATCTCTATGTGCTGGTGCCTCCTGTACTCAATCCCATCATCTATGGAGCTAGAACCAAGGAGATTCGGAGTAGACTTCTAAGATTGCTTTACTTGAGGAAGATCTCAGTATGA
- the LOC101968117 gene encoding olfactory receptor 51I2: MGGDTHNSSGLPPFTLTGLPGLEASQHWMILLLGLLYTVSIVGNSLILFIIKEEQSLHQPMYYFLSLLSVNDLGVSFSTLPTVLATFCFHIREIGFNSCMVQMFFIHFFSFIESGILPVMSFDRYVAICHPLRYATVLTDARVVQMGMSAIIRSFCMIFPLPLLLLRLPFCKANVLSHAYCLHPDLIRLPCGDITINNIFGLFIVISTFGLDSALILFSYVLILRSVLAIASREERLKTFNTCVSHMCAVFIFYVPMVGVSMAAHYGRHAPPYVHTLMSLIYLFVPPMLNPVIYSIKTKEIRRRLCTILLRRKF, translated from the coding sequence ATGGGAGGAGACACCCACAACAGCTCAGGGTTGCCTCCTTTCACCTTGACAGGACTCCCAGGGCTGGAGGCCTCCCAGCACTGGATGATTTTGCTCCTAGGACTCCTCTACACTGTCTCAATTGTGGGCAATAGCCTGATCCTTTTCATTATCAAGGAGGAGCAGAGCTTGCATCAGCCTATGTACTATTTCCTGTCCCTGCTCTCAGTTAATGACCTGGGTGTGTCTTTCTCTACACTGCCCACAGTACTGGCCACATTTTGCTTCCACATAAGAGAAATCGGTTTCAATTCCTGCATGGTCcaaatgttctttattcattttttctctttcattgagTCTGGGATCCTGCCGGTCATGAGCtttgaccgctatgtggccatctgtcaccccctgCGCTATGCTACAGTGCTCACTGATGCCCGTGTGGTGCAGATGGGCATGTCTGCTATTATCCGCAGTTTCTGCATGATTTTCCCTCTGCCTTTGCTTCTGTTGAGGCTGCCCTTCTGCAAGGCCAATGTGCTCTCCCATGCCTACTGCCTGCATCCAGATCTGATCCGCCTGCCCTGTGGTGACATCACCATCAATAATATCTTTGGTCTATTTATTGTCATCTCTACCTTTGGCCTGGATTCTGCACTCATTCTCTTCTCTTATGTGCTCATACTGCGTTCTGTGCTTGCCATTGCCTCCAGGGAGGAACGACTGAAGACGTTCAACACGTGTGTGTCACACATGTGTGCTGTGTTCATCTTCTATGTGCCCATGGTTGGCGTGTCCATGGCTGCTCACTATGGGAGGCATGCCCCACCCTATGTACACACACTCATGTcccttatttatctatttgtgcCTCCCATGCTCAACCCTGTCATCTATTCCATCAAAACCAAAGAGATTCGGCGAAGGCTTTGCACAattcttctgagaagaaagttttga